A stretch of the Capsicum annuum cultivar UCD-10X-F1 chromosome 10, UCD10Xv1.1, whole genome shotgun sequence genome encodes the following:
- the LOC107844951 gene encoding non-specific lipid-transfer protein 2-like isoform X2: MEMAGKIACFVLLCMVVVAPYAAALSCGQVTSAMAPCVPYLTPADRKTACTCLKSAANAIKGIDAGKAAGLPAACGVNIPYKISPSTDCSKVQ, from the exons ATGGAAATGGCAGGCAAGATTGCATGTTTTGTGCTTTTGTGCATGGTGGTAGTTGCACCCTATGCAGCGGCACTGAGCTGCGGTCAGGTTACATCTGCCATGGCCCCTTGCGTTCCTTATTT GACCCCAGCGGACCGGAAGACAGCATGCACTTGCCTGAAATCGGCAGCTAATGCTATAAAGGGCATTGATGCAGGCAAAGCTGCTGGTCTCCCTGCTGCTTGTGGCGTCAACATTCCTTATAAAATCAGCCCTTCCACTGACTGCTCCAA GGTCCAGTAA
- the LOC107844951 gene encoding non-specific lipid-transfer protein 2-like isoform X1 yields the protein MEMAGKIACFVLLCMVVVAPYAAALSCGQVTSAMAPCVPYLTGRGPLGGCCGGVKGLMSAAKTPADRKTACTCLKSAANAIKGIDAGKAAGLPAACGVNIPYKISPSTDCSKVQ from the exons ATGGAAATGGCAGGCAAGATTGCATGTTTTGTGCTTTTGTGCATGGTGGTAGTTGCACCCTATGCAGCGGCACTGAGCTGCGGTCAGGTTACATCTGCCATGGCCCCTTGCGTTCCTTATTTGACGGGTCGTGGTCCTCTTGGAGGCTGCTGTGGTGGAGTTAAAGGCCTAATGAGTGCAGCCAAGACCCCAGCGGACCGGAAGACAGCATGCACTTGCCTGAAATCGGCAGCTAATGCTATAAAGGGCATTGATGCAGGCAAAGCTGCTGGTCTCCCTGCTGCTTGTGGCGTCAACATTCCTTATAAAATCAGCCCTTCCACTGACTGCTCCAA GGTCCAGTAA